A segment of the Sphingomicrobium flavum genome:
CGCGGACACGGTCGGCGAATTCTATTCGGTCGCGCTCACCAACAATCATCAGCAAGCCGATACCGGCACCAAGATGGTGCATATCGGCGCTGGCAGCCGATCGACCATCATTTCCAAGGGCATTAGCGCGGGCAAATCGGACAATACCTATCGCGGCCTGGTGCGGGTCCTCCCCAAGGCTGAAAATGTCCGCAACTTCACCCAGTGCGACAGCCTGCTTTTGGGCAGCCAGTGCGGCGCCCATACCGTGCCCTATATCGAGGTGAAGAACCCCACCGCGACCATCGAACATGAAGCCACCACGTCAAAGATCAGCGAAGACCAGATGTTCTACGCCCAGGCCCGCGGCCTAGATGAAGAAGCCGCCGTCGCGCTGATCGTCAACGGCTTCGCCAAGGAAGTCTTGAAAGAACTCCCCATGGAGTTCGCCGTCGAAGCGCAAAAGCTGCTGGCGCTGTCATTGGAAGGAAGTGTTGGATGATCCGTTACGTGCCGAGCAACATCGCCAAGGAGGTCCAGGCCTTCGTTGAAAAAAACTGCAAGGAAACCGGCGTGCATGTCGAGGAGACCACCGGCCGCGTCGCCATTGCCACGACGTCCGAAAAGGACATCGAGAAGATCGCCAAGAAATTCGCTGACAAAGGACTTGTGTTCTAACCCATGCTTAGAATTGAAAACCTCCATGCCAATGTCGGCGACAAGCCCATTCTCAAGGGCCTGTCGCTGACCGTCCCTGCGGGCGAAGTCCATGCCATCATGGGGCCCAATGGCGCGGGCAAATCGACGCTGGCTTATGTGCTGGGCGGTCGTCCCGGCTATGAAGTCACGGGCGGATCGGTCAGCTTCAACGGCACGGACCTGTTCGATCTCGAGCCGCATGAACGCGCCGCTGCCGGCCTGTTCCTGGGCTTTCAATATCCGGTCGAAATTCCCGGCGTCTCGATGCTGCAATTCCTGCGCGAAAGCCTCAATGCCCAGCGCCGCAGCCGGGGCCAAGACGATCTGTCCGGCGCCGAATTCATCAAGCTCGCCCGCGAACAGGCCGGCGCGCTCGGCCTTCCTGCAGACATGCTCAAGCGCCCCGTCAATGTCGGCTTTTCCGGCGGCGAGAAGAAGCGCGCGGAGATGGTCCAGATGGGCATCATGGCCCCCAAATTCGCCGTGCTCGACGAAACCGATAGCGGCCTCGATATCGATGCGCTCAAAGCCGTCGGCGAAGGCATCAACCGCATCATGCGCGCACCCGATCAGGGCGTGCTCCTGATCACCCATTACCAGCGCCTGCTCGACCATGTGAAACCCGATGCCGTCCATGTCCTGTCGGACGGCCGCATCGTCAAATCGGGCGGCCCCGAACTCGCCCATGCGCTGGAAGAAGAGGGCTATGCGGAGGTGCTGGCGTGATGGCGCTGCACCAATTCCTCCCCGGCACGGGGAGGGGGACCGCCGAACGGCGGTGGAGGGGGTTCATCGCCCCGCACCACGCCCCCTCCACCATGCTGCGCATGGTTCCCCTCCCCATCAATGGGGAGGAACGAGGTTGAACGCGCTTCCCTCCCCCAAGGATGAAGCCTGGCGCTATGCTGATCGCAAGGCGCTGGCGGAGGTTTGGGACCATCTTGCCGCGCCCGAAATGCTGCAAATTGCTGCGCACAAAAAGGTGCAGCAAATCTGGCAGCCTTCGGGCGAAGAGATCGACATTCGCCGCGCCAGCATCAAGTTGGATGCGGGCGCGGAATTTCGCCTTTTTGCGCTGAATACGGCCGCTCGCTACGGCCGCATCGAACTGGAAGTGACGCTTGGAGAGGGTGCAGCATTTTCCTTCAACGCAGCCAATATTGGCAGCGGCGACGCAACGCTCGAGATCGCTACCACGGTGCGCCATGTTGCACCCGATGCGACCAGCAACCAGACTGTGCGCACCGTGCTCGGCGGCAAGGCGGTTG
Coding sequences within it:
- the sufC gene encoding Fe-S cluster assembly ATPase SufC, with protein sequence MLRIENLHANVGDKPILKGLSLTVPAGEVHAIMGPNGAGKSTLAYVLGGRPGYEVTGGSVSFNGTDLFDLEPHERAAAGLFLGFQYPVEIPGVSMLQFLRESLNAQRRSRGQDDLSGAEFIKLAREQAGALGLPADMLKRPVNVGFSGGEKKRAEMVQMGIMAPKFAVLDETDSGLDIDALKAVGEGINRIMRAPDQGVLLITHYQRLLDHVKPDAVHVLSDGRIVKSGGPELAHALEEEGYAEVLA
- a CDS encoding SufD family Fe-S cluster assembly protein, whose product is MNALPSPKDEAWRYADRKALAEVWDHLAAPEMLQIAAHKKVQQIWQPSGEEIDIRRASIKLDAGAEFRLFALNTAARYGRIELEVTLGEGAAFSFNAANIGSGDATLEIATTVRHVAPDATSNQTVRTVLGGKAVGSYAGQVAVSREGQRTDSEQDIKAMLLSRDATANAKPELEIYADDVACAHGATVGELDAMQLYYAAARGLPPEDAKALLLEGFVGSLWDDLGEDADIAQQARAALRGLTR